Proteins encoded together in one Pithys albifrons albifrons isolate INPA30051 chromosome 29, PitAlb_v1, whole genome shotgun sequence window:
- the ENTPD4 gene encoding ectonucleoside triphosphate diphosphohydrolase 4 isoform X1 → MGRLSISCLLPASWHFSLAPVGCPRPLRQALLVGAVLALLYCSLLLLRGTHGRGTGSWHRYLARVTDTEATDTTNPKLNYGIVVDCGSSGSRLFVYCWPRHNGNPHDLLDIKQMRDSNRKPVVMKIKPGISEFANNPDKVSDYISPLLSFAAEHVPRAKHKETPLYILCTAGMRILPESQQKAILEDLLTDIPVQFDFLFSDSHAEVISGKQEGVYAWIGINFVLGRFEHTDDEEEPRVEVHIPGTEHQESILRKRTVGILDMGGVSTQIAYEVPKTVSFASSQQEEVAKNLLAEFNLGCDAHHTEHVYRVYVATFLGFGGNAARQRYEDSLFASTVLRNRLLGKQTGLSSDSPFLDPCLPLDAQDEIQQNGQVLHLRGTGDFQLCRELLQPFMNKTNETQTSLNGVYQPPVHFQNSEFYGFSEFYYCTEDVLRMGGDYNAAKFAKAAKDYCATKWSVLRERFDRGLYASHADLHRLKYQCFKSAWMYEVFHSGFSFPVSYSNLKTALQVYDKEVQWTLGAILYRTRFLPLRDIQQENFRGSHSHWRSFSFVYNHYLFFACFLVVLLSILLYLLRLRRIHRRMLRNGSSPSLWIEEGLPPQKMAGPL, encoded by the exons ATGGGCAG gcTCAGCATCTCGTGCCTGCTGCCAGCCTCCTGGCACTTCAGCCTGGCACCCGTGGGGTGCCCGCGGCCGCTGCGGCAGGCGCTGCTGGTGGGCGCCGTCCTGGCACTGCTCTactgctccctgctcctgctgcgcGGCACACACGGCCGTGGCACCGGCAGCTGGCACAG ATATCTGGCCCGAGTGACCGACACAGAAGCCACGGACACCACCAACCCCAAGCTGAACTACGGCATCGTGGTGGACTGTGGGAGCAGCGGCTCCCGGCTCTTCGTGTACTGCTGGCCCCGGCACAACGGCAACCCCCACGACCTGCTGGACATCAAGCAGATGAGGGACAGCAACAGGAAACCCGTGGTCATGAAAATTAAACCAG gaattTCTGAGTTTGCCAACAATCCTGACAAAGTCAGTGATTACATCTCCCCACTGCTGAGCTTTGCTGCTGAGCACGTGCCACGTGCCAAGCACAAGGAGACCCCCCTGTACATCCTGTGCACTGCAGGGATGAGGATCCTGCCTGAGAG CCAACAAAAGGCCATACTCGAAGATCTGCTCACTGATATCCCTGTGCAGTTTGATTTCCTCTTCTCTGACTCACATGCAGAGGTGATTTCAGGGAAACAGGAAG GAGTCTATGCCTGGATTGGCATCAACTTTGTCCTTGGAAGGTTTGAACACACAGATGATG aggaggagcccAGGGTGGAGGTTCACATCCCAGGCACTGAGCACCAGGAGTCCATCCTCAGGAAGAGGACCGTGGGTATCCTGGACATGGGCGGAGTGTCCACCCAGATCGCTTATGAAGTCCCTAAAACTGTAAGCTTTGCCTCCTCACAGCAG GAGGAAGTGGCCAAAAACCTCCTGGCAGAGTTCAACCTGGGCTGTGATGCCCATCACACCGAGCACGTCTACAGGGTCTACGTGGCCACATTCCTGGGATTTGGAGGGAATGCAGCCCGGCAGAGATACGAGGACAGCCTGTTTGCCAGCACAGTGCTCAGGAACAG ACTGCTGGGCAAACAGACTGGCCTGAGCTCTGATTCCCCCTTCCTGgatccctgcctgcccctggatGCTCAGGATGAGATCCAGCAGAACgggcaggtcctgcacttgagGGGAACAGGAGACTTCCAGCTGTGCCGggagctcctccagcccttcATGAACAAGACCAATGAGACCCAAACCTCCTTGAATGGGGTTTACCAACCTCCTGTGCACTTCCAGAACAGTGAATTCTATGGATTCTCTGAGTTCTACTACTGCACAGAGGATGTACTGAGGATGGGAGGAGATTACAATGCTGCTAAATTTGCTAAAGCTGCAAAG GATTATTGTGCCACTAAGTGGTCTGTCCTCCGGGAGCGCTTTGACCGTGGTCTTTATGCCTCACATGCTGATCTGCACAGACTGAA GTACCAGTGCTTTAAGTCAGCCTGGATGTACGAGGTGTTCCACAGTGGcttctccttccctgtgagTTACAGCAACCTGAAGACAGCCCTGCAGGTCTATGACAAGGAGGTTCAGTGGACCCTGGGGGCGATTCTGTACCGAACACGCTTCTTACCTTTGAG AGACATCCAGCAAGAAAACTTCCGTGGAAGTCACTCCCACTGGAGGAGCTTCTCCTTTGTTTACAATCACTACTTGTTTTTTGCCTGTTTCCTGGTTGTCCTGCTCTCCATCCTGCTCTACCTGCTCCGGCTCCGGCGCATCCACCGGCGGATGCTCCGCAAcggctcctctccctccctctggatTGAGGAAGGTCTCCCACCACAGAAGATGGCAGGGCCCTTATGA
- the ENTPD4 gene encoding ectonucleoside triphosphate diphosphohydrolase 4 isoform X2: MGRLSISCLLPASWHFSLAPVGCPRPLRQALLVGAVLALLYCSLLLLRGTHGRGTGSWHRYLARVTDTEATDTTNPKLNYGIVVDCGSSGSRLFVYCWPRHNGNPHDLLDIKQMRDSNRKPVVMKIKPGISEFANNPDKVSDYISPLLSFAAEHVPRAKHKETPLYILCTAGMRILPESQQKAILEDLLTDIPVQFDFLFSDSHAEVISGKQEGVYAWIGINFVLGRFEHTDDEEEPRVEVHIPGTEHQESILRKRTVGILDMGGVSTQIAYEVPKTEEVAKNLLAEFNLGCDAHHTEHVYRVYVATFLGFGGNAARQRYEDSLFASTVLRNRLLGKQTGLSSDSPFLDPCLPLDAQDEIQQNGQVLHLRGTGDFQLCRELLQPFMNKTNETQTSLNGVYQPPVHFQNSEFYGFSEFYYCTEDVLRMGGDYNAAKFAKAAKDYCATKWSVLRERFDRGLYASHADLHRLKYQCFKSAWMYEVFHSGFSFPVSYSNLKTALQVYDKEVQWTLGAILYRTRFLPLRDIQQENFRGSHSHWRSFSFVYNHYLFFACFLVVLLSILLYLLRLRRIHRRMLRNGSSPSLWIEEGLPPQKMAGPL, from the exons ATGGGCAG gcTCAGCATCTCGTGCCTGCTGCCAGCCTCCTGGCACTTCAGCCTGGCACCCGTGGGGTGCCCGCGGCCGCTGCGGCAGGCGCTGCTGGTGGGCGCCGTCCTGGCACTGCTCTactgctccctgctcctgctgcgcGGCACACACGGCCGTGGCACCGGCAGCTGGCACAG ATATCTGGCCCGAGTGACCGACACAGAAGCCACGGACACCACCAACCCCAAGCTGAACTACGGCATCGTGGTGGACTGTGGGAGCAGCGGCTCCCGGCTCTTCGTGTACTGCTGGCCCCGGCACAACGGCAACCCCCACGACCTGCTGGACATCAAGCAGATGAGGGACAGCAACAGGAAACCCGTGGTCATGAAAATTAAACCAG gaattTCTGAGTTTGCCAACAATCCTGACAAAGTCAGTGATTACATCTCCCCACTGCTGAGCTTTGCTGCTGAGCACGTGCCACGTGCCAAGCACAAGGAGACCCCCCTGTACATCCTGTGCACTGCAGGGATGAGGATCCTGCCTGAGAG CCAACAAAAGGCCATACTCGAAGATCTGCTCACTGATATCCCTGTGCAGTTTGATTTCCTCTTCTCTGACTCACATGCAGAGGTGATTTCAGGGAAACAGGAAG GAGTCTATGCCTGGATTGGCATCAACTTTGTCCTTGGAAGGTTTGAACACACAGATGATG aggaggagcccAGGGTGGAGGTTCACATCCCAGGCACTGAGCACCAGGAGTCCATCCTCAGGAAGAGGACCGTGGGTATCCTGGACATGGGCGGAGTGTCCACCCAGATCGCTTATGAAGTCCCTAAAACT GAGGAAGTGGCCAAAAACCTCCTGGCAGAGTTCAACCTGGGCTGTGATGCCCATCACACCGAGCACGTCTACAGGGTCTACGTGGCCACATTCCTGGGATTTGGAGGGAATGCAGCCCGGCAGAGATACGAGGACAGCCTGTTTGCCAGCACAGTGCTCAGGAACAG ACTGCTGGGCAAACAGACTGGCCTGAGCTCTGATTCCCCCTTCCTGgatccctgcctgcccctggatGCTCAGGATGAGATCCAGCAGAACgggcaggtcctgcacttgagGGGAACAGGAGACTTCCAGCTGTGCCGggagctcctccagcccttcATGAACAAGACCAATGAGACCCAAACCTCCTTGAATGGGGTTTACCAACCTCCTGTGCACTTCCAGAACAGTGAATTCTATGGATTCTCTGAGTTCTACTACTGCACAGAGGATGTACTGAGGATGGGAGGAGATTACAATGCTGCTAAATTTGCTAAAGCTGCAAAG GATTATTGTGCCACTAAGTGGTCTGTCCTCCGGGAGCGCTTTGACCGTGGTCTTTATGCCTCACATGCTGATCTGCACAGACTGAA GTACCAGTGCTTTAAGTCAGCCTGGATGTACGAGGTGTTCCACAGTGGcttctccttccctgtgagTTACAGCAACCTGAAGACAGCCCTGCAGGTCTATGACAAGGAGGTTCAGTGGACCCTGGGGGCGATTCTGTACCGAACACGCTTCTTACCTTTGAG AGACATCCAGCAAGAAAACTTCCGTGGAAGTCACTCCCACTGGAGGAGCTTCTCCTTTGTTTACAATCACTACTTGTTTTTTGCCTGTTTCCTGGTTGTCCTGCTCTCCATCCTGCTCTACCTGCTCCGGCTCCGGCGCATCCACCGGCGGATGCTCCGCAAcggctcctctccctccctctggatTGAGGAAGGTCTCCCACCACAGAAGATGGCAGGGCCCTTATGA